The Helianthus annuus cultivar XRQ/B chromosome 16, HanXRQr2.0-SUNRISE, whole genome shotgun sequence genome includes a window with the following:
- the LOC118488158 gene encoding protein FAR1-RELATED SEQUENCE 6-like — MSSSDSADNISKWEERVCINSGRKFYKPKVSGSLTPAVGMLFKSFDEAFAFYQRYALAAGFHVSKAIDSGSVENSKRIVRRNRGSKRVGCNAHVKLILEDNNMFKLYFFEQEHNHIFVEDEDIHFLSAARIGASKVDCKNYRRDLNLYIGEYDAEMVVRRLIRKKECCPGIKKNYTVFGDIFGFDATYKSNKYDLVFVPFTGIDNHFRNVTFGGALLGSETADSYRWLLRCFVNAFGSEPKVVVTDQDAAMKRAIKDVLPRSRHRLCMWHIWEKLKTKVGPVLSANTDFNTRMTRVVWNDTIIPEDFETEWHSIMFTFGLENHEWLKDMYDLRFDWIPAYYHGEDLAGLMHLQSKMYTC; from the exons ATGTCTTCGTCCGACTCTGCTG ATAACATTTCCAAGTGGGAGGAACGTGTATGCATAAACAGTGGAAGAAAGTTTTACAAACCAAAAGTCAGTGGATCTCTTACACCTGCTGTTGGAATGCTTTTTAAGTCATTTGATGAGGCATTTGCATTTTATCAGAGATATGCACTTGCTGCAG GATTTCATGTTTCCAAAGCAAtagattctggttcagttgagaaTAGTAAAAGAATTGTTAGACGTAATAGAGGTTCAAAAAGAGTTGGATGCAATGCTCATGTGAAACTAATATTAGAGGACAATAATATGTTTAAACTCTACTTCTTTGAACAAGAACATAATCATATCTTTGTTGAAGATGAAGATATTCATTTCTTGTCGGCTGCCAGAA TTGGAGCTAGTAAAGTTGATTGTAAGAATTATAGAAGGGATTTGAATCTTTACATCGGAGAGTATGATGCAGAAATGGTAGTTAGGCGCCTTATTAGGAAGAAAGAATGTTGTCCTG GAATCAAAAAAAATTATACAGTGTTTGGTGACATATTTGGTTTTGATGCTACTTATAAATCAAACAA GTATGATTTGGTTTTTGTACCATTTACTGGTATTGATAATCATTTTAGGAATGTCACATTTGGTGGTGCATTACTTGGTTCGGAGACTGCAGATTCGTATAGATGGCTTTTAAGATGCTTTGTTAATGCTTTTGGAAGTGAGCCTAAAGTTGTTGTTACTGATCAAGATGCTGCAATGAAGAGAGCTATTAAGGATGTACTTCCAAGAAGTAGGCATAGGTTATGTATGTGGCATATATGGGAGAAATTGAAGACAAAG GTTGGTCCTGTTTTGTCAGCAAACACTGATTTTAATACAAGAATGACTCGTGTTGTTTGGAATGATACTATTATTCCAGAAGATTTTGAAACTGAGTGGCATTCAATAATGTTTACTTTTGGATTGGAAAATCATGAGTGGTTAAAAGACATGTACGATCTTCGATTTGATTGGATTCCTGCTTATTACCATGGAGAGGATTTGGCTGGGCTTATGC ATTTGCAATCCAAGATGTACACTTGTTGA